From Denitrovibrio acetiphilus DSM 12809, the proteins below share one genomic window:
- a CDS encoding TIGR00730 family Rossman fold protein translates to MKDLFDQNDMQYLIDDMKVGDTWRIFKILAEFVEGFEKLSKIDPAVTVFGSARVKEDDPQYQLAREIGAKLAAEGITVLTGGGPGIMEAANRGAHEQGGLSVGLNIELPYEQRPNPYVKKSITFDYFFVRKVMLVKYANAFIILPGGFGTMDELFEAITLIQTGKILPFPTILVGKDYWCGLVDWIKNRMLGSGYINKSDMNFLQVVDTADEVLSIIKEFLETSSRAAR, encoded by the coding sequence ATGAAAGATTTGTTTGACCAAAATGACATGCAGTACCTTATTGACGATATGAAAGTCGGTGATACCTGGCGCATTTTCAAGATTCTCGCTGAATTTGTTGAGGGATTTGAAAAACTTTCCAAGATTGATCCGGCAGTCACTGTTTTCGGTTCGGCAAGGGTTAAAGAAGATGATCCTCAGTATCAGCTTGCCAGAGAGATAGGCGCCAAGCTTGCAGCGGAAGGGATCACTGTTCTTACCGGAGGCGGTCCGGGGATTATGGAGGCAGCTAACAGAGGAGCTCATGAACAGGGTGGTCTCTCTGTCGGTCTTAATATAGAGCTTCCTTACGAACAGCGCCCTAATCCATATGTGAAGAAATCAATCACGTTTGACTATTTTTTCGTACGCAAAGTGATGTTGGTTAAGTATGCTAATGCATTTATCATACTCCCCGGCGGATTTGGTACTATGGATGAGCTTTTTGAAGCTATAACCCTTATCCAGACCGGTAAAATCTTACCTTTCCCTACAATACTCGTTGGTAAAGACTACTGGTGCGGACTTGTGGACTGGATAAAAAACAGAATGCTTGGCTCCGGCTATATTAATAAATCGGATATGAACTTTCTTCAGGTTGTTGACACAGCCGACGAAGTGCTTAGTATAATAAAAGAGTTTCTGGAAACAAGCAGCAGGGCGGCAAGATGA
- the infB gene encoding translation initiation factor IF-2 — translation MAGIKIADVAKKLGSNEEETKQKITNGGFKIADDNTVGDEAVKALGIDPQHLRLDRRQEMLKKAMERHKRHPRSREVKVGSGDEPSAPKKISKQELMDRKKKLENTIRKVDEHRETMKDEQMNDTPSPAVEKSSAPEKTETVKQETVKTAAQQSETAESSAKTETKETVTPQTQTEQKQEVRPKPQQPAGERRPQGDRDNRPQGDRPAYNRDNRPQGDRPPYNRDNRQQGDRPPYNRDNRTQGDRPPYNRDNRPQGDRPPYNRDNRTQGDRPPYNRDNRTQGDRPPYNRDNRQQGDRPPYNRDNRTQGDRPPYNRDNRTQGDRPPYNRDNRTQGDRPPYNRDNHTQGDRPPYRPQGDRPSRPKPGLDEGGALAPEKKKVLKDKPKAAPVEAKKVKAPVQKKEKNIHKGMDEGIELFELEREILQSDTQTDVAAEYKEIPVETEVKKVVEKKPQYDNRRRGGRKQKGKRREEKPEPIIIRPSSVVVGENIVVSELAKLMGVKATELIKKLMLMGVMASVNQAIDADTAVLLGGEYGIEVKVKFLTEDDLIPVHDDKEEELTSRPPIVTVMGHVDHGKTSLLDRIRQTAVAEGEAGGITQHIGAYEVKMEKGTITFLDTPGHEAFTTLRARGASVTDVVILVVAADDGVMPQTKEAIDHAKAAGVKLIVAINKIDKENANPDMVRNQLAEHGVISEDWGGDYQFQEISAKANLHIEDLLERVLLEAELLELKGNPTALAEGIVIESKLDKQKGAVATVLINRGTLNKGDNFVVGTEFGKVRAMFNYKGASIKEAGLSVPVEIMGFSGVPQSGDRFVVTPDEKTARQVADLRSDEARKKNFAEKSAVSLADLFNKIKEGELKELNIVLKADVQGSLEALKSSLIKLSNPEVKINIISNGVGGISENDVILASASNAVVIGFNVRPGVQARVKAEQEGIELNLYSVIYQAIDDVKQAMEGMLDPSSREEVIGRAEIRQIFSVPKIGKIAGSYVTDGKVQRNAHVRVVRNSIVIYDGVLSSLKRFTDDVKEVATGYECGIGIDKYNDLKDGDSFEFYVMVEEKRTLEDVRKDAEKKEKAEAAEAEAGE, via the coding sequence ATGGCTGGAATCAAAATCGCTGACGTAGCTAAGAAGCTCGGAAGCAACGAAGAAGAAACTAAACAAAAAATAACTAATGGCGGATTCAAAATTGCGGACGATAATACCGTTGGCGATGAAGCTGTTAAAGCTCTCGGAATAGACCCTCAGCATCTTAGGCTTGACAGAAGACAGGAAATGCTTAAAAAGGCTATGGAGAGACATAAAAGACACCCCCGGTCAAGAGAAGTTAAAGTTGGCTCCGGTGATGAGCCTTCTGCGCCTAAAAAGATTTCTAAGCAGGAACTTATGGACAGGAAGAAAAAACTGGAAAATACCATCCGTAAAGTAGATGAACACAGAGAAACTATGAAGGACGAGCAGATGAATGATACTCCGTCGCCAGCTGTGGAAAAATCTTCTGCCCCTGAAAAAACTGAAACTGTGAAACAGGAGACTGTAAAAACGGCAGCTCAGCAATCTGAAACGGCTGAGTCTTCTGCTAAGACTGAAACAAAAGAAACTGTTACTCCTCAAACGCAAACAGAACAAAAGCAGGAAGTGAGACCAAAACCTCAACAACCGGCAGGAGAAAGACGTCCGCAGGGTGACAGAGATAACCGTCCTCAGGGTGACAGACCTGCTTATAATAGAGACAACCGTCCTCAAGGCGACAGACCTCCGTATAACAGAGACAACCGTCAACAAGGTGACAGACCTCCGTATAACAGAGATAACCGCACACAAGGCGACAGACCTCCGTACAATAGAGACAACCGTCCTCAAGGTGACAGACCTCCGTACAATAGAGACAACCGCACACAAGGTGACAGACCTCCGTATAACAGAGATAACCGCACACAAGGCGACAGACCTCCGTATAACAGAGATAACCGTCAACAAGGTGACAGACCTCCGTACAACAGAGATAACCGCACACAAGGTGACAGACCTCCGTATAACAGAGATAACCGCACACAAGGCGACAGACCTCCGTATAACAGAGATAACCGCACACAAGGTGACAGACCTCCGTACAACAGAGATAACCACACACAAGGCGACAGACCTCCGTATAGACCTCAGGGTGACAGACCGTCGAGACCAAAACCAGGTTTAGATGAAGGCGGAGCACTGGCTCCTGAGAAGAAGAAAGTTCTTAAAGATAAACCTAAAGCAGCACCGGTTGAGGCTAAAAAAGTTAAAGCTCCGGTACAAAAGAAAGAAAAAAATATCCACAAGGGTATGGATGAAGGTATTGAATTGTTCGAACTTGAACGTGAGATACTACAGTCTGATACTCAAACTGATGTGGCAGCAGAATATAAAGAGATACCTGTAGAGACTGAAGTTAAGAAAGTTGTCGAAAAGAAACCTCAATATGACAACAGAAGACGTGGCGGCAGAAAGCAGAAGGGGAAAAGAAGAGAAGAGAAACCGGAACCAATTATTATCAGACCTTCCAGCGTCGTTGTTGGTGAAAATATCGTCGTTTCCGAGCTTGCAAAACTTATGGGTGTCAAAGCGACTGAGCTGATCAAAAAGCTCATGCTCATGGGTGTTATGGCGAGTGTGAATCAGGCTATTGATGCTGATACAGCTGTTTTACTTGGCGGAGAATACGGGATTGAAGTTAAAGTCAAATTCCTCACAGAAGATGACCTTATTCCTGTTCATGATGACAAAGAAGAAGAGCTTACTTCGAGACCGCCGATAGTTACCGTTATGGGACACGTTGACCACGGTAAGACATCACTCCTCGACCGCATAAGACAAACAGCGGTGGCAGAAGGTGAAGCCGGTGGTATCACACAGCACATCGGTGCTTATGAAGTTAAAATGGAAAAAGGGACAATAACATTTCTCGATACACCAGGTCACGAGGCGTTCACAACACTTCGTGCCAGAGGTGCCAGTGTTACTGACGTTGTAATACTGGTGGTTGCTGCGGACGATGGCGTTATGCCTCAGACAAAAGAGGCTATCGACCATGCTAAAGCTGCCGGTGTTAAACTTATTGTTGCTATTAACAAAATAGATAAAGAAAATGCCAACCCTGACATGGTTAGAAACCAGCTTGCCGAACACGGGGTTATCTCTGAGGACTGGGGCGGTGATTATCAGTTCCAGGAGATATCAGCGAAGGCAAATCTTCATATAGAAGACCTTCTGGAAAGAGTTTTGCTTGAAGCGGAGCTGCTGGAGCTTAAGGGTAATCCTACAGCACTTGCAGAAGGTATCGTCATAGAATCCAAGCTGGACAAGCAGAAGGGTGCTGTTGCTACAGTGCTTATAAACAGAGGTACACTGAATAAAGGTGATAACTTTGTTGTTGGTACTGAATTTGGTAAAGTCAGAGCGATGTTTAACTACAAAGGGGCATCCATAAAAGAAGCCGGTCTTTCTGTACCTGTTGAAATAATGGGATTTTCCGGTGTGCCGCAGTCTGGAGACAGATTCGTTGTTACACCTGATGAGAAAACAGCAAGACAGGTCGCAGACCTCCGCAGCGATGAAGCCCGTAAGAAGAATTTTGCAGAAAAATCAGCAGTGAGCCTTGCAGATCTTTTCAATAAGATCAAAGAGGGTGAACTGAAAGAGCTTAACATTGTGCTTAAGGCCGATGTTCAGGGATCGCTCGAAGCTCTGAAGTCTTCTCTGATAAAACTCTCCAACCCTGAGGTTAAGATCAATATAATCTCAAACGGTGTGGGTGGTATATCCGAAAATGACGTTATTCTTGCATCTGCCTCTAATGCTGTTGTTATAGGTTTTAATGTTCGTCCAGGTGTTCAGGCGAGGGTGAAAGCAGAACAGGAAGGTATCGAACTGAACCTTTACTCTGTAATCTATCAGGCGATAGACGATGTTAAACAGGCGATGGAAGGTATGCTTGACCCATCCAGTCGTGAGGAAGTTATCGGGCGTGCGGAAATACGTCAGATATTCTCTGTGCCGAAGATTGGCAAGATTGCCGGTTCTTACGTTACAGATGGTAAAGTACAGCGAAATGCACACGTTAGGGTTGTAAGAAACTCTATTGTAATATATGATGGCGTCCTTTCGTCTCTGAAGAGATTTACAGATGACGTTAAAGAAGTTGCAACCGGATATGAGTGCGGTATCGGTATAGACAAATACAACGACCTTAAAGACGGTGATTCATTTGAATTCTACGTTATGGTAGAAGAAAAACGTACGCTTGAAGATGTCCGTAAAGATGCAGAAAAGAAAGAAAAGGCCGAAGCTGCTGAAGCAGAAGCCGGAGAATAA
- the iorA gene encoding indolepyruvate ferredoxin oxidoreductase subunit alpha — protein sequence MKKVLSGNEAFARAAYEAGVGVVSSYPGTPSTEITECASKYKEFYTEWATNEKVAMEVAIGASLGGKRAMTCMKHVGLNVASDPIMTLSYTGVNAGLVAIVADDPNMYSSQNEQDSRHYARFGKMPMLEPCDSAEAKRFTKEGFAISEEFCTPVLVRSCTRVSHTQTVVELEDRVEAPKFAPENDIQKWVMIPANARRKHKIVENRQEQITELAESDKYNPYVIRDKSIGVVCAGVAYNYVREALPEASTLKLDMVWPLPMKKILAFSKLVDKLYVVEELDPFFETEIKAAGIKVEKLERSLCGELSADAVCALFEGREYEPETDTSLPFRPPNMCPGCSHRGMFYAINRLKLFVTGDIGCYTLGLLPPLKAINTTVCMGASIGMAHGLDKAADGMSQKSVAVIGDSTFLHTGINSLVNTVYNRGHSTVVILDNTITGMTGHQPNAGSGCDIHGEPVPKIDYVNLCKSIGVNPDNIRIVDPFDITKCMEVLKEETSKKAPSVIITNKPCIFADRSVIEESYFIHEDKCSGCTICTRLGCPAILWDAEKRVAHIDETLCTGCHLCIKVCKFGAIEQRSK from the coding sequence ATGAAAAAAGTTTTGAGCGGTAACGAGGCATTTGCCAGAGCCGCATATGAGGCGGGAGTTGGTGTTGTAAGCTCTTACCCCGGAACTCCGAGTACAGAAATAACAGAATGCGCTTCGAAATATAAAGAATTTTATACTGAGTGGGCTACGAATGAAAAGGTGGCTATGGAAGTTGCCATTGGTGCAAGCCTCGGCGGAAAGCGAGCCATGACATGCATGAAGCATGTTGGTTTGAACGTTGCATCTGACCCGATAATGACACTTTCTTATACTGGTGTCAATGCTGGGCTTGTGGCTATCGTTGCTGATGATCCGAACATGTACAGTTCCCAAAACGAACAGGACAGCAGACATTACGCCAGATTTGGCAAAATGCCTATGCTCGAACCCTGTGACAGTGCAGAGGCAAAACGCTTCACAAAAGAAGGCTTTGCCATATCAGAAGAGTTCTGCACCCCTGTGCTCGTGAGATCCTGCACACGTGTTTCCCACACTCAGACAGTCGTAGAGCTTGAAGACAGGGTCGAAGCTCCTAAATTTGCTCCTGAAAACGATATCCAGAAATGGGTTATGATTCCTGCTAACGCCAGAAGAAAACACAAAATAGTTGAAAACAGACAAGAGCAGATTACTGAACTTGCAGAAAGCGATAAATATAACCCTTATGTTATCCGTGATAAATCTATTGGGGTCGTGTGCGCTGGTGTAGCATATAATTATGTTCGTGAAGCACTGCCGGAAGCATCCACACTTAAGCTGGATATGGTATGGCCTTTACCCATGAAAAAAATATTAGCATTCAGTAAGTTAGTAGATAAACTTTATGTAGTGGAAGAGCTTGACCCGTTCTTTGAAACAGAGATAAAAGCTGCCGGCATCAAAGTTGAGAAGCTTGAAAGAAGTCTTTGCGGTGAGCTTTCTGCTGATGCAGTTTGTGCACTTTTTGAGGGTAGAGAATATGAACCTGAGACCGATACAAGCCTCCCGTTTCGTCCGCCGAATATGTGCCCGGGATGTTCCCACAGGGGCATGTTCTATGCAATAAACAGGCTGAAGCTTTTTGTGACCGGAGACATAGGGTGCTACACTCTCGGTCTGCTTCCTCCGCTGAAAGCTATTAATACAACGGTTTGCATGGGAGCAAGCATCGGTATGGCGCATGGACTGGATAAGGCGGCAGATGGTATGTCGCAGAAATCCGTTGCTGTTATCGGTGACTCAACATTTCTGCATACGGGGATAAACAGCCTCGTGAATACAGTCTATAATCGAGGGCATTCAACAGTCGTCATTCTGGATAACACTATTACCGGCATGACAGGACACCAGCCTAATGCAGGCTCAGGGTGCGACATTCACGGCGAACCTGTTCCGAAGATAGACTATGTTAATCTCTGCAAATCCATTGGCGTCAACCCTGACAACATCCGTATTGTTGATCCTTTTGATATAACAAAATGCATGGAAGTTCTGAAAGAGGAAACTTCCAAAAAAGCTCCAAGTGTTATAATAACCAATAAACCATGTATATTTGCTGATAGAAGCGTCATTGAAGAGTCATATTTTATCCACGAAGACAAATGCAGCGGCTGCACCATATGCACAAGGCTCGGCTGTCCTGCTATTTTGTGGGACGCAGAGAAGAGAGTGGCACATATTGACGAGACACTCTGTACAGGCTGCCACCTGTGTATCAAAGTATGTAAATTCGGCGCGATAGAGCAGAGGAGCAAATAG
- a CDS encoding YlxR family protein — MTNTGAKTPLRTCVACGTKKPKSKLLRFVLEQGICMDERQIRHGRGAYVCMDEKCRETGIEKKKLQRSLHKVTRRNRKTG, encoded by the coding sequence ATGACTAATACAGGGGCTAAAACTCCTTTAAGGACATGCGTTGCCTGTGGTACTAAAAAGCCTAAAAGCAAGCTTTTGCGTTTTGTACTGGAGCAGGGGATATGTATGGATGAAAGGCAGATCCGACATGGGCGCGGAGCTTATGTCTGTATGGATGAAAAATGCAGAGAAACCGGCATCGAAAAGAAAAAGCTGCAAAGGTCACTGCATAAAGTTACCAGACGGAACCGTAAAACGGGGTGA
- a CDS encoding histidinol phosphate phosphatase domain-containing protein yields MIKMYDLHTHTTFSDGVLIPSESARRAEIDGYAGMAFTDHADESNYMHILENQLRFKEEFNAQSEVFKVLVGLELTHVRPAQIPNLTEKARSAGADIIVVHGETITEPVAEGTNDAAVEAGVDILAHPGLISDDTIRKGIAKNVYFEISTRKGHSITNGHVAKRVLELGGELVINNDYHAPGDRVSVEMAQKILAGAGLSNDEINQVFENNRKIFFKSLEA; encoded by the coding sequence ATGATAAAAATGTATGATCTGCACACTCACACAACCTTCAGTGACGGCGTTCTCATTCCATCTGAATCAGCAAGAAGGGCAGAGATTGACGGTTATGCTGGTATGGCTTTCACCGATCATGCTGACGAGTCTAATTATATGCATATACTTGAAAATCAGCTCAGGTTCAAAGAGGAGTTTAACGCTCAGAGTGAAGTGTTTAAAGTTCTGGTTGGGCTGGAGCTCACGCATGTACGACCTGCACAGATTCCGAACCTTACAGAAAAGGCAAGGAGTGCCGGAGCAGATATTATAGTTGTTCACGGTGAAACGATAACAGAACCCGTTGCGGAAGGTACAAATGATGCTGCTGTTGAGGCTGGGGTTGACATACTGGCTCATCCCGGGCTTATCAGTGATGATACCATCAGGAAAGGAATAGCAAAAAATGTCTATTTTGAAATAAGTACCCGCAAAGGTCACAGCATAACAAATGGGCATGTGGCAAAGAGAGTGCTCGAGCTGGGCGGTGAGCTTGTGATAAACAATGACTACCACGCACCAGGCGACAGGGTCAGTGTGGAGATGGCGCAGAAAATCTTAGCCGGAGCCGGACTCAGTAATGATGAAATAAATCAAGTGTTTGAAAACAATAGAAAAATATTTTTTAAATCTCTGGAGGCTTAA
- a CDS encoding PHP domain-containing protein, translated as MNFNIDMFDLHMHSDHSSDGVLSPDEILTVTRSRGINMFSITDHNSVASADVMKWNEGKYGSQTLYINGVELSLYHGDREVHVCAYGYNASCNTLAGILEVYHRNRILQTELRIEKLQDSGFRVDYGEVMQAAGGKMPSGVTMLKVLARYPENREALFDYLEGEKSNSPYTNFYFDYFTKGGKGYVHVPLLDFYDTVEKMKDKAVLIIAHPSLYTDRHISELVIDGIDGIEAYSSYHSAENVEYYKQYARDNKLLVTAGSDFHGERIKPGIHLGGHGCTDKGVAEKFLERVTSYEKGYIFI; from the coding sequence TTGAATTTTAATATAGATATGTTTGATCTGCATATGCACTCTGATCATAGTTCTGATGGTGTTCTTTCACCGGATGAGATATTAACTGTAACAAGATCCAGAGGCATAAATATGTTTTCCATTACGGATCATAACTCTGTGGCATCCGCAGATGTTATGAAATGGAATGAGGGGAAATACGGCAGTCAAACCCTATATATAAACGGTGTGGAGCTCTCGCTTTATCATGGGGACAGAGAGGTTCATGTCTGTGCTTATGGATATAACGCAAGCTGTAATACCCTCGCGGGGATTCTTGAAGTTTATCATCGTAATAGGATTCTCCAGACAGAACTACGTATTGAAAAGCTTCAGGATTCTGGTTTTCGTGTAGATTACGGCGAAGTCATGCAGGCTGCCGGAGGTAAAATGCCTTCCGGTGTTACTATGCTGAAAGTGCTTGCCAGATATCCGGAAAACAGAGAGGCTCTCTTCGACTATCTAGAAGGTGAAAAGTCAAACTCGCCATATACAAACTTTTATTTCGATTACTTTACCAAGGGTGGAAAAGGATATGTCCATGTTCCGCTTCTGGATTTTTACGATACGGTTGAAAAGATGAAAGATAAAGCAGTGCTGATCATAGCACACCCTTCACTTTATACCGATAGGCATATATCCGAACTGGTAATAGACGGAATAGACGGCATTGAGGCATATTCGTCATATCATTCAGCGGAAAATGTTGAGTATTATAAGCAATATGCTCGTGATAATAAACTGCTTGTAACCGCCGGAAGCGATTTTCACGGTGAAAGGATAAAGCCCGGAATACATCTGGGTGGGCACGGATGCACCGATAAAGGGGTAGCCGAAAAATTCCTTGAAAGGGTTACATCTTATGAAAAAGGGTATATATTCATCTGA
- the rimP gene encoding ribosome maturation factor RimP — MKKGIYSSDMKDNNRFIIQKIKQDIIRVLSEKGLELFDMTLRSERGGKVLRITIDKETGPGIEDCTEASRAISAFLDGEDNIVPLDKYHLEVSTPGLERPLRSQQDFVRQTGKKCKIITVNKDESGRKSYTGKIDSVDDSKVTLYVEKESAAFEISLDNISKANLVVEF, encoded by the coding sequence ATGAAAAAGGGTATATATTCATCTGATATGAAAGACAACAATAGATTTATAATACAGAAAATTAAACAGGATATAATCAGAGTTCTGTCCGAAAAAGGTCTTGAGCTTTTTGATATGACTCTGCGGAGTGAGCGCGGTGGAAAAGTTTTACGCATAACTATAGATAAAGAGACGGGACCCGGTATAGAAGATTGTACAGAGGCGAGCAGAGCCATTTCTGCTTTCCTGGATGGTGAAGATAACATTGTTCCTCTTGATAAGTACCACCTTGAAGTATCAACCCCCGGGCTTGAGAGACCGCTTCGGAGCCAGCAGGACTTTGTCAGACAGACAGGAAAAAAATGTAAAATTATTACTGTTAACAAAGATGAATCCGGCAGAAAGAGCTACACAGGAAAGATAGATTCTGTAGATGACAGTAAAGTCACCCTTTACGTGGAAAAAGAGAGTGCTGCCTTTGAAATCTCGTTGGATAACATATCCAAGGCTAATTTAGTGGTGGAGTTCTGA
- a CDS encoding indolepyruvate oxidoreductase subunit beta, which translates to MKLDILMVGVGGQGTVLSSNIVCDVALANGYDVKKSEIHGMAQRGGSVVTHIRVGDEVFAPTIPDGSADIIVSFEKMEFLRYMDYYNENTILVLNTQVIAPPSVADGTADYPEAKIEETKTKFSKVYETDAISKAMEIGNPKVAGMIVLGILAKGVPFKKEAWEQAIKDRVPPKTTDLNLKAFDVGYNI; encoded by the coding sequence ATGAAGCTTGATATTCTTATGGTTGGAGTCGGGGGGCAGGGGACTGTCCTTTCAAGCAATATCGTCTGCGATGTTGCACTGGCTAACGGTTATGATGTTAAAAAGAGTGAAATACACGGCATGGCTCAGAGGGGCGGAAGCGTTGTTACCCATATCCGTGTAGGAGACGAGGTCTTTGCACCTACTATACCTGACGGCAGTGCTGACATCATAGTTTCTTTTGAAAAGATGGAATTTCTCAGATACATGGACTATTATAATGAAAATACAATTCTTGTGCTCAATACACAAGTTATAGCTCCACCGTCTGTTGCTGATGGAACAGCCGACTATCCTGAAGCAAAAATAGAAGAGACAAAAACAAAATTCAGTAAGGTCTATGAAACAGACGCTATTTCCAAGGCTATGGAGATCGGCAATCCGAAAGTTGCAGGTATGATCGTTCTCGGAATCCTTGCGAAAGGGGTTCCGTTTAAAAAAGAAGCTTGGGAGCAGGCTATAAAAGACAGAGTTCCGCCAAAAACAACTGATCTGAACCTTAAGGCTTTTGACGTTGGTTACAATATATAG
- the rbfA gene encoding 30S ribosome-binding factor RbfA: MRDRRVGELLRSEIMDVIIKEVNDPKIKDVVLTKIDVTKDLSIAKVYFSTYNKSAKEGIERGLNRSAGFIRHCILKGLRLKKVPTLRFIYDDSGDYGQKIDGLLKDITSE, translated from the coding sequence TTGAGAGACAGAAGAGTCGGGGAGCTTTTACGCTCTGAAATAATGGACGTTATTATCAAAGAGGTTAACGACCCCAAGATCAAGGATGTTGTTCTTACAAAAATTGATGTAACAAAAGATCTCTCAATAGCAAAAGTCTATTTCAGCACTTATAACAAAAGTGCTAAAGAAGGCATTGAGCGTGGGCTAAACAGATCCGCAGGGTTTATCAGACACTGCATTCTGAAAGGACTCAGGCTTAAAAAAGTGCCTACCCTCCGTTTTATCTATGACGATTCAGGAGATTACGGCCAGAAGATTGATGGTCTTTTAAAAGACATCACCTCAGAGTAG
- the nusA gene encoding transcription termination factor NusA, translating to MSKELTKVVDEIGREKGIARELLQEALEESIFAAVARKIGKLLEPDVFVDIDKGTIEILLPKEVCESVDDKWTEIHIDNADEFKENPQLGDVIMVPATLEELGRQAALVAKQKLFEKLRDAEKQVVLDQFQDRIGEIVNGVVLKTDRDNLIINIGKTEAVLPKREMIGGDFFNRGDYVRALLLDIRIIKGWPQLILSRTHPEFMKKLFETEIPEVFEGIIDVKAVSREPGDRAKVAVYTTNSSIDPVGACIGLKGVRINAISNELRGEKIDVIEWSPDSIKFVCNAISPAEVVLTNIFEDEETIEIVVPDDQLSLAIGKKGQNVRLAAKLTEWRLDVLKESEYAEIRKERMQDQEQDLKEFYEMYNLDNLEGLDADTMHSLIEAGYDDIEKLSNADFKEVAQELECEEEKAVSLINMALDYLANKFDELEDEIEEAEEAADTEEKEETEEPETDTDTEND from the coding sequence ATGAGCAAGGAACTGACAAAAGTTGTCGATGAGATAGGCAGAGAGAAAGGGATAGCCAGAGAGCTCCTTCAGGAAGCACTGGAGGAATCCATTTTTGCTGCTGTTGCCAGAAAAATCGGCAAACTCCTTGAGCCTGATGTTTTTGTTGATATTGATAAAGGCACAATTGAAATACTTTTGCCGAAAGAAGTTTGCGAAAGCGTTGATGATAAATGGACAGAAATTCATATTGATAACGCTGACGAATTTAAAGAAAACCCTCAGCTCGGTGACGTTATTATGGTTCCGGCAACTCTTGAGGAGCTTGGCAGACAGGCGGCTCTTGTTGCTAAACAGAAACTGTTTGAAAAACTTCGTGACGCAGAAAAACAAGTTGTTCTGGATCAGTTTCAGGACAGAATCGGCGAAATAGTCAACGGTGTTGTTCTTAAGACGGACAGAGATAACCTTATTATAAATATTGGAAAAACAGAAGCTGTTCTTCCTAAGCGTGAGATGATCGGCGGCGACTTCTTTAACAGAGGCGACTACGTTAGAGCCCTTCTGCTTGATATCAGAATTATCAAAGGCTGGCCGCAACTCATCCTTTCCAGAACACATCCTGAGTTTATGAAAAAACTCTTTGAAACAGAAATACCTGAAGTTTTTGAAGGTATCATAGATGTTAAAGCGGTTTCCAGAGAGCCGGGCGATCGTGCTAAAGTCGCTGTTTATACCACAAACAGCAGCATTGATCCTGTTGGTGCATGTATCGGTCTCAAAGGTGTTCGTATTAATGCTATCAGCAACGAACTCCGCGGAGAGAAGATTGATGTCATTGAGTGGTCACCTGATTCAATCAAGTTTGTATGCAACGCTATTTCTCCTGCTGAGGTCGTTCTTACCAACATATTCGAAGATGAAGAAACAATCGAGATTGTTGTTCCGGATGATCAGCTTTCCCTCGCTATAGGTAAAAAAGGGCAGAATGTACGCCTTGCCGCGAAGCTCACAGAGTGGAGGCTTGATGTTCTTAAAGAATCTGAATACGCAGAAATAAGAAAAGAACGTATGCAGGATCAGGAACAGGATCTTAAAGAATTTTATGAAATGTATAACCTCGACAATCTCGAGGGGTTGGATGCAGATACTATGCACAGTCTCATTGAGGCTGGGTATGACGATATAGAGAAACTTTCTAACGCTGACTTCAAAGAAGTTGCACAAGAGCTTGAGTGTGAAGAAGAGAAAGCTGTGTCGCTTATAAACATGGCGCTTGACTACCTCGCTAATAAATTCGATGAACTCGAAGATGAGATCGAAGAAGCAGAAGAAGCAGCGGATACTGAAGAGAAAGAAGAAACTGAAGAACCGGAGACAGATACAGACACAGAAAATGACTAA